In Bubalus kerabau isolate K-KA32 ecotype Philippines breed swamp buffalo chromosome 4, PCC_UOA_SB_1v2, whole genome shotgun sequence, one DNA window encodes the following:
- the LOC129651038 gene encoding tumor necrosis factor receptor superfamily member 10B-like, which yields MHSAFCMPLLVTGEEEKNGCTPTKDTECQCKPGTFRGEDAPEFCQKCSTGCPDGKVMVMKCTPWSNIKCVDQESSTLTHGEAPVPGELATMSQRLPITPSPSSGPSRLVIKIVCVIAAVLIGCVWCYFTGLFNECWHKVIGFSSIWWPQTLSNCITTKPRVDTVPGVSYAVVPESLNWPGGSRLNVEGRLAC from the exons ATGCACAGTGCCTTTTGTATGCCTCTGTTGGTGACAG gagaagaagaaaaaaatggctgcACCCCGACCAAGGACACTGAGTGTCAGTGCAAACCTGGCACTTTCCGTGGAGAAGATGCACCTGAATTCTGTCAAAAATGCAGCACCGG GTGCCCTGATGGGAAGGTCATGGTCATGAAATGTACCCCCTGGAGCAACATCAAGTGTGTGGACCAAGAATCAAGTACCCTGACCCATGGGGAGGCCCCAGTTCCTGGAGAGCTAGCAACCATGAGCCAGAGACTACCCATCACTCCCTCTCCCTCATCAGGCCCTTCAAGGCTGGTGATTAAAATTGTATGTGTAATTGCCGCTGTCCTAATCGGATGTGTATGGTGCTACTTTACAG GTCTCTTTAATGAGTGCTGGCACAAGGTGATCGGTTTCTCCAGCATCTGGTGGCCTCAGACCCTCAGTAACTGCATCACAACAAAGCCCAGGGTGGACACGGTCCCCGGTGTGTCCTATGCTGTTGTCCCTGAGTCTCTCAACTGGCCTGGGGGCTCTAGGCTGAATGTAGAAGGGAGACTGGCCTGCTGA